Below is a window of Vanessa tameamea isolate UH-Manoa-2023 chromosome 11, ilVanTame1 primary haplotype, whole genome shotgun sequence DNA.
aaataaaatcctatttttataagaaagtaTCATAATATAAGAGAAGACATAGCcagttcaataaaataataggcaatttattcaaaattttgtaTGTGGTAAGGTAtaataacaaagtttatttgaaacctttttgaatgaaaaatgtACGCATACTGTTTATCTGTGCCATTTTGGTAAATGATTGTAAATAGTAAATGATTAAAGATATgaaaactgtttatgtatcttataaatataatgtaattataaatggtGCTATAAATGTCGTATATCAAGTGAGTTTGAAGTTTCGAATAATATTggtaatgttttgttaaaaaatgattattaattttaggaaATATCAGTGCTCAAATGTTGCATTTGCTAAATGTTCCTAGCTTACTTACcatcagttttttattttttattttgattacgaCAAGCAAGAAATCCGTATTAAGCtcataattgaatttttatcttaatgtaATGTGACAAATTATCTTAATGTGatcttaattaaacatttataatatcttcaaacaaataattaagagcaatataataaaaacttaattataagaaataacaatatgtatggtgtatcattatttaaaatgcaaaaataatagttatattttttgatgttttagACATTACATATTTTGTGAACAATTCTTtacattcttaaataaatgcatttttctTAAAACGGTTTTAACTTACTTTGGCAAAAATCCTAACAtcaatgtacataaatatgtgATTTGAATAAACCTGTTAAAGGAGCACAACTTCCTGATAATTTAGGATATCTTGGATACTGTACATCTTAATAGAATTTGAATAAATCTTTAAGAGTATATAAATACGGTGTAAAAAaccttatacattttatatctaaGACTAGTTATCTGTAGTTCAGTATTATATGtcttggtaaataaataataaattgcctTTGCTTGTATTAGTGGACCAACACCAGAAGCGGGATGAGAGTGAGATTGAGCGGGATTATTAACATCATATATGGACAATTTAAGCTACATATATGGTCGAGTATATCGAGACATATTCAACaaggattaaaattaaaaacaatttaaatttaaaaatataataagtagttagttaatacataaatattaactaacaaTAGTTAGGTAAATTAGAAAACTAAGATAAGTGCGTATATGCTTACTTTATAAAGTGCTGTTTGTTAAGCTatactaatagtatttaaaGCGAAGGGCTTAATAAATTAcagaaaactaaaattttaaatctaaaatttatttactttaatcaagtaggcttttacaagtctactttatataaagtaagataaattcatataaattatatttaaaaaataaatagcttcCTAATAGTGTGTATTAAGCTtaatagtttctttttttatctaGCAACACAGTTTCTTTCTCCactatgattttaaattttaacgaatTTTTGAACAGTTGTCAAATTATGTTTGAACTTTTAAAGACAAGTTAAGACTGAaagaattttgaaaatataattgaattaaatgactgaaaaaaaatagttgtgcttgtattttaaaagtgatatattttgtaccggtatttagtacaaaaaattaaatatggcaCAGTTTAACTACCTCAATGAATTAAATAGTTTAGCGACAATAGACGGGCCCATAACTCGTGGGCCACTACAGCGATGGATTAAAAAGAGTAATAATGAAAATCTAAATCCATCTTTAAGtacatcttttaaaaatatatcaaatataaacttaagTTCGTGTAATCAATCTATGCAAAAGTTGTCAGTTTCTAGTAATCAAAGTTATAACAATGTTTTGTCTAATAACAAAACACCGCctagaaatgaaaataaaaaaggcaaGAAAACTCCTTCTAAAAACAAATCACCAGGTAAGTATTTACATTAACGATCTAATGTCGTTTTACGTGAGATGTCttgaatcattaattaaatctttttttcttaattgtaGGTCGATCAACAACACCTACACCAAATAAAGCTTCAAAGACTCCGAACAAAGCAGATAGATTTATCCCTTCAAGAAGTAACtcaaattttgatttatgtCATTATATGGTAAGaatattcagttttattattaaacaatgtatAGTTCAGAAATTTTAGTTATGTGTAATTTACAGTTACAAGCAAATTcacttcatatttttattatgcaatcgtaaactatttttaaaataagcaaaatattttatcatacagTTAAGTCGTGAAGATGACAAAGGTGAAGAAATTGTTGCTCAAACAGCTGCCAGTGAAGCAATTGGGCGCGCACTTACCGATACTGAGCCAGGCCGACTCTTACAATACACTTGTAAGGCCCCTGCCGCTCCTGAAGGGTACCAGAATAGGCTCAGAGTGGTATATTCacaggtatttttatttatctattagaCATGCCAACAGCTTTATAAATTTGCTAATATATAAAGTGTCAATACCATACaatgattatgtattatttagaaacaaaaatacattaaataataaatcattatttaaattaattttctttcaacAGGCTAAAGTACCATCAAcagtaaaaaatacaacaagATACATTCCACAAGCACCAGACAGAATTTTGGATGCACCTGACATTTTGGACGAttattgtaagtaaaatattaattagatttaaaaaatcttgttaaatatttatttaaaatttatcaactaTTCACTTACACTCCAAATTAATTATgtcaaattttcataaaataaaatatacaagagTATTATAATTCATAGCCATTTTGTTTTACACATGGGTGATCGGTACATGCCAGATCAATTATATTGCTTCCATTCATTTACAAATTGGTTTATCTATAAACATTGgtgctattttttttgttacatttttgtcCAAGATGTAGTAACAGTTAAGTAACAACCCCTTTTATCCCACTGTTGAGCTAAGTGGTCTACTCTTGGAGAGAAaccttggagcttatttcatcaCTCTGCACCACTGTGAGTTAGTGGTTggtcatgtggcagaattttttACTGCTAAGCACATGACAAATGGCTATGAATTATAAgacaaatcataaaaaaatcaagcaaACCTCACTTAAGATCAAATGTTCTAGCTACTAGACCACCTCAGCTCATAAGCAaaacttattttgaatatattttaatttcagaccTTAACTTAGTTGACTGGAGTGCATCCAATATACTAGCTGTTGCTTTAGGTAACTCAGTATATTTATGGAATGCTGGAACTGGCCAAATTGAACAGCTACTGACATTGGAAGGATCAGAAACGGTTTGTTCGGTTGCATGGGTACAAGGAGGCGGTTCTCATTTAGCAGTTGGTACATCTGCGGCTACAGTTGAACTATGGGATTGTGAAAAGATTAAAAGATTGAGAGTAagtttaattatctttaataaatagtttttaataaattttttttgctttcaatacttatatttaaaatttacattataattaacaggtcaaaattaaattatgattacctccacatatattagtatagaaaattGTTATTACAGTAAAACAGTGTAAGTTCTTTTACTATACAGATAATGGATGGACACACTGGTCGGGTGGGTTCACTCGCGTGGAACCTTTATGTGGTGTCTAGTGGCGCACGTGACGGTAATATTGTTCATCACGACGTGCGACAACGCGACCACGCAGTCGCGTCGTTTGCCGCGCATACGCAAGAGGTAAAGACTGAACTTTTCATTTTTACCCCTCCCTATTTTCAGTGTATTAAACTAGTAGCAAGTACGGCTGTAGGTAATTAAGACTCAGAGTTAGGTTCAAGCTATGAGAATAAGAATGGGAGTGGACTAGTGTTTATGCGCACGCGCATCCGCGGCTATAGTATTTTCCAAGTAGTTACAGCTATCCATACAATCtagtttaatacaataatattcattaaaatgcttacaatattttttataacacaaatacattatttttagatatgtGGTCTAAAATGGTCACCAGATGGTAAATATTTAGCATCCGGCGGTAACGATAATCTGCTGAATATTTGGCCTGTCAATCAGGCCCAGCACTACTCTCAGCCACAGCATCTGTACTCTTTCAAGTAAGCGAACCATTTAATAAGCATAATTGGAATgttgactaaaataaaaaacgccTATATGGgtatattacattttagtttagctaaatatataaaagaataatttaaaaaatatattttcagtcaACACTTGGCAGCAGTGAAAGGTCTAGCATGGTGTCCATGGAGTGCAGGCATCCTGGCTTCAGGCGGTGGTACTGCCGACAGAACAATACGTATCTGGAATGTGAATACTGGGAGCAATGTGAACACAGTAGATACTAAGTCTCAGGtaacatcataataataaaaaaatgtgttcatcGCGCGTAAATAAAGTTACgtcagtttataattaatcatcacCAAAGATCAGAGAAAAACAAATGTCATCCGAGATAGCCCTGATGATGGTTGCAACATATGCATTTTAACTGATGATTCACGCTCTAACTCAGGCAGGCAActatgtgtttataaattatctcgAATTCGGCGATGGAGGAAATATCTTGAGAAACCTgtctgtgtctaatttcaatttatttcttttacatttgtaaccagcattggagcagcctggtggaataagctcctaaccTTCTAAAGGAGAGTAGACCTTAACGCAGCTATGGGACATACAGGCTGTTATTTGTCATGCCATATAGCTAAAGAAAAAGAGGGACAGGAAAGAGGACCGAAAATATTTGCTACTCCTAAATGAGATGAGAATAAAGGATTCATAATATATGGGGGACTCAACATGTTGGTTACAGGTGTGCTCAATAGTGTGGAGTACGCACTACAAGGAGCTGGTGTCGGGGCACGGCTACGCACACAACCAGCTGGTGCTGTGGAAGTACCCGGCGCTGACGCGCGTGGCCGAGCTCAGCGGGCACGTGGCGCGCGTGCTGCACCTCGCCCTGTCGCCCGACGGCACCACCGTGCTGTCCGCCGGCGCCGACGAAACGCTGCGGTACTGTGCCTTTATATCTCAACATTATATCATTAATCTCCAATACCATGTGCctgtaaaatcaaattttaaaatgcatcACATAGaattcaaatagtttttttatagaacTGGCCACCGCAGGAATAAATGGATTTTTTTCAGGAGATTCAAAAATTACATGATTTAGCAGTTACCTAACTGCATAATCATAtgacactaaatatatatatacaaaataaatatttaaaaaaaaactacactaTATATATAGTAGGAAAAAACTcacaaccaatgatatcgcgtcaatttattatattgtttattttggtttttccctcatatggttggaatagatgaAAGTTAtagactaatttaaattaattatatttcagtcTCTGGAAATGCTTCATGCTCGATCCTTCTAAGA
It encodes the following:
- the LOC113400911 gene encoding cell division cycle protein 20 homolog, translating into MAQFNYLNELNSLATIDGPITRGPLQRWIKKSNNENLNPSLSTSFKNISNINLSSCNQSMQKLSVSSNQSYNNVLSNNKTPPRNENKKGKKTPSKNKSPGRSTTPTPNKASKTPNKADRFIPSRSNSNFDLCHYMLSREDDKGEEIVAQTAASEAIGRALTDTEPGRLLQYTCKAPAAPEGYQNRLRVVYSQAKVPSTVKNTTRYIPQAPDRILDAPDILDDYYLNLVDWSASNILAVALGNSVYLWNAGTGQIEQLLTLEGSETVCSVAWVQGGGSHLAVGTSAATVELWDCEKIKRLRIMDGHTGRVGSLAWNLYVVSSGARDGNIVHHDVRQRDHAVASFAAHTQEICGLKWSPDGKYLASGGNDNLLNIWPVNQAQHYSQPQHLYSFNQHLAAVKGLAWCPWSAGILASGGGTADRTIRIWNVNTGSNVNTVDTKSQVCSIVWSTHYKELVSGHGYAHNQLVLWKYPALTRVAELSGHVARVLHLALSPDGTTVLSAGADETLRLWKCFMLDPSKKKEPTDTKAAKSLLNMNALIR